The Xanthobacter flavus genome includes a window with the following:
- a CDS encoding NAD(P)-dependent oxidoreductase, whose translation MSGSVGFIGLGVMGEPMCRNLAQKSGRPVVGFDRADAPLERLAAFGVTRAQSLADLAAACDVIFMALPSGAHVEAVTLGADGLLAHVRPGQVIVDLGTSPVELTRDIASKVVAAGARYADAPIARTRQAAEAGTLSIMVGADEPTFDLVRPLLATFASDITHCGPIGAGQIVKILNNMVLVETVVALSEAMATATRAGVDGKLLFETLMKGSADSFALRNHGMKAVVPDTFPERAFSTTYARKDISYALSLAQSVGLKLQGAELADRLLEKTQAEGFGDLYWPVVSRIVAKSS comes from the coding sequence ATGAGCGGCAGCGTCGGTTTCATCGGGCTCGGCGTCATGGGCGAGCCCATGTGCCGCAACCTCGCGCAGAAGAGTGGACGGCCCGTGGTCGGCTTCGACCGGGCGGACGCGCCGCTGGAGCGGCTCGCCGCCTTCGGGGTGACCCGCGCGCAGAGCCTCGCCGATCTGGCAGCGGCGTGCGACGTCATCTTCATGGCCCTGCCCAGCGGCGCCCATGTGGAAGCCGTGACCCTCGGCGCTGATGGCCTCCTCGCCCATGTCCGTCCGGGACAGGTGATCGTCGATCTCGGCACCTCGCCGGTGGAGTTGACGCGGGACATTGCGTCGAAGGTCGTCGCGGCCGGCGCCCGCTATGCCGACGCGCCCATCGCGCGCACCCGGCAGGCGGCCGAGGCGGGCACGCTCTCCATCATGGTGGGCGCGGACGAGCCGACCTTCGACCTCGTGCGACCGCTGCTCGCGACCTTCGCCAGCGACATCACCCATTGCGGGCCGATCGGGGCGGGACAGATCGTCAAGATCCTCAACAACATGGTTCTGGTTGAGACGGTCGTGGCGCTGAGCGAGGCGATGGCCACGGCCACGCGCGCGGGCGTCGATGGCAAGCTCCTGTTCGAGACCCTGATGAAGGGCTCGGCCGACAGCTTCGCCCTGCGCAACCACGGCATGAAGGCCGTGGTGCCGGACACCTTCCCGGAGCGCGCCTTCTCCACCACCTACGCCCGCAAGGACATCAGCTACGCGCTGTCCCTCGCGCAATCGGTGGGGCTCAAGCTGCAAGGGGCGGAACTCGCCGACCGACTGCTGGAGAAGACGCAGGCCGAAGGCTTCGGCGATCTCTACTGGCCCGTGGTGAGCCGCATCGTCGCCAAATCAAGCTGA
- a CDS encoding aldehyde dehydrogenase, with amino-acid sequence MSPLPFFVSGKSVTGTGPTFVSRNPATGEVNYELSAASAADVDAAVASAQQAVRSAAWRNMRPHERARIIARIADGMAANADELAAIQMRENGKVIAECRTQVASAIATFRYFAAVCETLGSEVTPARGDYMSMTVYEPMGVIAAITPWNSPLTMEAQKVAPALAAGNAIIVKPSEVTPTAAILVARIAAEAGLPPGILNVVTGLGGDTGVALVQHPGVRMVSFTGGTGTGRAIGRICADRLIPAALELGGKSPNIVFEDADLEAAVAGVMGGIFEGSGQSCVAGSRLFVQRSVYNAFVDRLKAKTEALAVGMPTEPASKMGPLASFPHRDRVESMVDVARKEGGDIIVGGRRPDADALANGAFYLPTLIGGLTNAARVAQEEIFGPVLVILPFSDEADLVAQANDSVYGLACGIWTADYRRAWRVARAIEAGTIWINTYKQLSVATPFGGFKESGIGREKGISGVRLYQQAKGIYWDMGKLVPEEGMGQ; translated from the coding sequence ATGTCCCCATTGCCCTTCTTCGTGTCCGGAAAGTCCGTCACGGGCACCGGCCCCACCTTCGTCTCGCGCAATCCCGCGACGGGCGAGGTGAATTACGAGCTCTCCGCCGCCTCCGCCGCTGATGTGGACGCGGCCGTCGCATCGGCCCAGCAGGCCGTGCGGTCGGCGGCCTGGCGGAACATGCGGCCCCACGAGCGCGCCCGCATCATCGCCCGCATCGCCGACGGCATGGCCGCCAATGCTGATGAGCTGGCTGCCATCCAGATGCGCGAGAACGGCAAGGTCATCGCCGAGTGCCGCACCCAGGTGGCGAGCGCCATCGCGACCTTCCGCTACTTCGCGGCGGTGTGCGAGACGCTCGGCTCCGAGGTCACGCCGGCGCGCGGCGACTACATGTCCATGACGGTCTATGAGCCCATGGGCGTCATCGCCGCCATCACCCCCTGGAATTCGCCGCTCACCATGGAGGCGCAGAAGGTGGCCCCGGCGCTCGCCGCCGGCAACGCCATCATCGTGAAGCCCTCCGAGGTGACGCCCACCGCTGCCATCCTCGTCGCCCGCATCGCCGCGGAAGCGGGCCTGCCCCCGGGTATCCTGAATGTGGTGACCGGCCTCGGCGGCGACACCGGCGTCGCGCTGGTGCAGCATCCGGGCGTGCGCATGGTGTCCTTCACCGGCGGCACCGGCACCGGGCGCGCAATCGGCCGTATCTGCGCCGACCGGCTCATTCCTGCCGCGCTGGAACTCGGCGGCAAATCGCCGAACATCGTCTTCGAGGATGCCGATCTCGAAGCGGCGGTGGCCGGCGTCATGGGCGGCATCTTCGAGGGCTCCGGCCAGTCCTGCGTCGCCGGCTCGCGCCTGTTCGTGCAGAGGTCGGTCTACAATGCCTTCGTGGATCGCCTGAAGGCGAAAACCGAGGCGCTGGCGGTGGGCATGCCCACGGAGCCGGCCTCGAAGATGGGACCGCTCGCCTCCTTCCCCCACCGTGACCGGGTGGAAAGCATGGTGGACGTGGCCCGCAAGGAGGGCGGCGACATCATCGTCGGCGGTCGCCGTCCCGATGCGGATGCGCTCGCCAACGGCGCCTTCTATCTACCCACCCTCATCGGCGGGCTGACCAATGCGGCGCGGGTGGCTCAGGAGGAAATCTTCGGCCCCGTGCTGGTGATCCTGCCCTTCTCCGACGAAGCGGACCTCGTCGCCCAGGCCAACGACAGCGTCTACGGCCTCGCCTGCGGCATCTGGACGGCCGACTACCGGCGCGCCTGGCGCGTGGCGCGGGCCATCGAGGCCGGCACCATCTGGATCAACACCTACAAGCAGCTTTCCGTGGCGACGCCGTTCGGCGGCTTCAAGGAAAGCGGCATCGGCCGCGAGAAGGGCATTTCCGGCGTCCGCCTCTATCAGCAGGCGAAGGGCATCTATTGGGACATGGGCAAGCTGGTGCCCGAGGAAGGCATGGGACAATGA
- a CDS encoding ABC transporter substrate-binding protein — translation MNTTKKRFAAAALGMALAAAPVAARAADDVIRIGILNDQSGVFADNGGRGSVVAARLAAEDFANEVIGQRIEIIDADHQNKADIASATARKWFDTQGVDLIADGAASSAGFAILEAAKERKKIFIVNGPASSDFTGKACSPYSFHFTYDTYALAKITSQAITKAGGKSWYFITADYAFGHALQRDATKFIEAAGGKVVGQAAHPLGTNDFSSFLLQAQASKANVVGLATSGRDVQTAIKQAGEFGIVEGGQKLAGLLVFITDVKALGVKAAQGLQVTTSFYWDLTDETRAWTKRFQAQMGGRVPSMIHAGVYSGVKHYLAAVKALGNKDGEKVAAKMHEMKVNDMYNKDVVIRPDGRVLHDMYLMQVKTPAESKYEFDYYKTVERFPGSESYRPLSESECPLVKR, via the coding sequence ATGAACACAACGAAAAAGAGGTTCGCCGCCGCCGCGCTCGGTATGGCGCTCGCCGCAGCTCCGGTCGCTGCCCGTGCGGCAGACGACGTGATCCGCATCGGCATCCTGAACGACCAGTCCGGCGTGTTCGCCGACAATGGCGGGCGCGGTTCGGTGGTCGCCGCCAGGCTCGCGGCGGAAGACTTCGCCAACGAGGTCATCGGCCAGCGCATCGAGATCATCGACGCCGACCACCAGAACAAGGCGGACATCGCCTCCGCCACTGCCCGCAAGTGGTTCGATACCCAGGGCGTGGACCTGATCGCGGACGGTGCGGCCTCCTCGGCCGGCTTCGCGATCCTGGAGGCGGCCAAGGAACGCAAGAAGATCTTCATCGTGAACGGCCCGGCCTCGTCGGACTTCACGGGCAAGGCCTGCTCGCCCTATTCCTTCCACTTCACCTACGACACCTACGCCCTCGCCAAGATCACCAGCCAGGCCATCACCAAGGCCGGCGGCAAGAGCTGGTACTTCATCACGGCGGACTACGCCTTCGGCCACGCGCTCCAGCGCGACGCCACCAAGTTCATCGAGGCGGCGGGCGGCAAGGTTGTGGGGCAGGCGGCCCATCCGCTCGGCACCAACGATTTCTCCTCCTTCCTCCTTCAGGCGCAGGCATCGAAGGCCAACGTGGTCGGCCTCGCCACCTCGGGCCGCGACGTGCAGACCGCCATCAAGCAGGCGGGTGAGTTCGGCATCGTCGAGGGCGGGCAGAAGCTCGCCGGCCTCCTCGTCTTCATCACCGACGTGAAGGCGCTGGGCGTGAAGGCGGCGCAGGGCCTTCAGGTGACCACCTCCTTCTACTGGGATCTAACCGACGAGACCCGCGCCTGGACCAAGCGCTTCCAGGCCCAGATGGGCGGGCGCGTCCCCTCCATGATCCATGCCGGCGTCTACAGCGGCGTGAAGCACTATCTCGCGGCGGTGAAGGCGCTCGGCAACAAGGATGGCGAGAAGGTCGCCGCCAAGATGCACGAGATGAAGGTCAACGACATGTACAACAAGGATGTCGTGATCCGTCCGGACGGCCGCGTGCTCCACGACATGTACCTGATGCAGGTGAAGACGCCGGCTGAGTCGAAGTACGAGTTCGACTATTACAAGACGGTCGAGCGCTTCCCCGGCTCCGAATCCTACCGCCCGCTGAGCGAAAGCGAGTGCCCGCTCGTCAAGCGCTGA
- a CDS encoding alpha/beta fold hydrolase, translated as MSMTVPATIEPQIEPMVGRYVTFPIEGRPHRVYFEEAGAGIPLVCLHTAGSDGRQWRHLLADAEITRHFRVIAFDLPFHGKSNPPEDWDGTEYRLTTAAYTSTIRAFCGALGLEKPVVMGCSIGGRIVLNLAIDHAAEFSALIGLEAADFQQPWYDTEWLNRPDVHGGEACAALVSGLMSPDVPPARRMETLWHYKQSGPGVFKGDLYFYRVDGDLRGRTAAIDTNVCPLYLLTGEYDYSCSPDDTLRAARTIAGAQVTVMERLGHFPMSENPEQFRRYIAPVLDEVRARAGQS; from the coding sequence ATGAGCATGACCGTTCCCGCGACCATCGAGCCCCAGATCGAACCCATGGTCGGGCGCTATGTAACCTTCCCCATCGAAGGCCGCCCGCACCGCGTCTATTTCGAGGAGGCCGGTGCCGGCATCCCGCTCGTCTGCCTGCACACGGCGGGTTCGGATGGACGCCAGTGGCGCCACCTTCTGGCCGACGCCGAGATCACGCGGCACTTCCGCGTCATCGCCTTCGATCTGCCGTTCCACGGCAAGTCCAACCCGCCCGAGGACTGGGACGGCACGGAATATCGCCTCACCACGGCGGCCTACACCTCCACCATCCGCGCCTTCTGCGGTGCGCTCGGACTTGAGAAGCCGGTGGTGATGGGCTGCTCCATCGGCGGGCGCATCGTGCTCAACCTCGCCATCGATCACGCGGCGGAGTTTTCCGCGCTGATCGGCCTCGAGGCCGCGGATTTCCAGCAGCCCTGGTACGACACGGAATGGCTCAACCGACCCGACGTGCACGGCGGTGAAGCCTGCGCGGCGCTGGTTTCCGGCCTGATGTCGCCTGATGTGCCCCCGGCGCGGCGCATGGAAACGCTGTGGCATTACAAGCAGAGCGGGCCGGGCGTCTTCAAGGGTGACCTCTATTTCTACCGCGTCGATGGCGATCTGCGTGGCCGCACCGCCGCCATCGACACCAATGTCTGCCCGCTCTACCTGCTCACGGGCGAATACGACTATTCCTGCTCCCCAGACGACACGCTCCGCGCCGCCCGCACTATCGCCGGCGCGCAGGTGACGGTGATGGAGCGCCTCGGCCACTTCCCGATGAGCGAGAACCCCGAGCAGTTCCGCCGCTACATCGCTCCCGTCCTCGACGAGGTGCGGGCGCGTGCCGGTCAATCATGA
- a CDS encoding N-acyl homoserine lactonase family protein yields MQWEVYALRYGDQQRTRGMNFIGAGDPHDTPMPLDFYVWLLRSGSRLIAVDTGFAKVGTPARGRRILRDVATAYGDLGCDPAEVEDVIITHLHYDHAGNLDLFPKATFHLQEREMGFATGRHMCVACMRHAFDVEDVVKMVRALYAGRVHFHTGDGEVAPGVSVHHVGGHTDGLQMVRVETARGPLVLASDASHFYANMQDGLPFPIVFNVGDMAAGWGRARVLANGHEEMIVPGHDPRVRALYPAVEGSAGETVALHLPRIG; encoded by the coding sequence ATGCAGTGGGAGGTCTATGCCCTGCGCTATGGCGATCAGCAGCGCACGCGCGGCATGAATTTCATCGGCGCGGGCGATCCGCACGATACGCCGATGCCACTCGATTTCTACGTCTGGCTCCTGCGCAGCGGCAGCCGGCTGATCGCGGTGGACACCGGCTTCGCGAAGGTCGGCACGCCCGCACGGGGACGCCGAATCCTTCGGGATGTGGCGACGGCCTATGGCGATCTCGGCTGCGATCCTGCCGAGGTGGAGGACGTGATCATCACCCACCTCCATTACGACCACGCCGGCAACCTCGACCTGTTTCCGAAGGCCACCTTCCACCTTCAGGAACGCGAGATGGGCTTCGCCACCGGACGGCACATGTGCGTCGCCTGCATGCGCCACGCATTCGATGTGGAGGATGTGGTGAAGATGGTGCGCGCGCTTTACGCCGGCCGGGTACACTTCCACACCGGTGACGGGGAGGTCGCGCCCGGCGTCAGCGTCCACCATGTCGGCGGCCACACAGACGGCCTGCAGATGGTGCGGGTCGAGACCGCGCGCGGCCCGCTGGTGCTCGCCAGTGACGCCAGCCACTTCTACGCCAACATGCAGGACGGCCTGCCCTTCCCCATCGTCTTCAATGTCGGCGACATGGCCGCCGGCTGGGGGCGCGCGCGGGTGCTGGCGAACGGGCACGAGGAGATGATCGTGCCGGGCCACGACCCGAGGGTCCGCGCGCTCTATCCGGCCGTGGAAGGCAGCGCGGGCGAGACCGTCGCGCTCCACTTGCCGAGGATTGGCTGA
- a CDS encoding Lrp/AsnC family transcriptional regulator — MRSLDAIDQAILRQLLLNARISTTDLAAEVGLSPSSCLRRIRILETSGAIKGYTAIVDRGAAEAGMSVMVDITLERQTEDFLRRFENAVRKYPEVRECYLMTGGADYRLRVEVETAGDFERVHTDILSTLPGVRRIHSSFAIRNVLATRARPRRGGAA, encoded by the coding sequence ATGCGCAGCCTGGACGCCATCGACCAAGCCATCCTTCGCCAGCTGCTGCTGAACGCGCGCATCAGCACCACCGATCTCGCGGCCGAGGTCGGCCTGTCCCCATCCTCCTGCCTGCGACGCATACGCATTCTGGAAACCAGTGGGGCCATCAAGGGCTACACGGCCATCGTCGATCGCGGCGCTGCGGAAGCCGGCATGTCGGTGATGGTGGACATCACCCTCGAACGGCAGACCGAGGACTTCCTCCGCCGGTTCGAGAACGCTGTGCGCAAGTATCCGGAAGTCCGCGAGTGCTACCTGATGACGGGCGGCGCGGACTATCGCCTGCGGGTCGAAGTGGAGACCGCCGGCGATTTCGAGCGCGTGCACACGGATATTCTCTCCACCCTGCCGGGGGTGCGGCGCATCCATTCCAGCTTCGCCATCCGCAACGTGCTCGCCACCCGCGCCCGTCCACGGCGCGGCGGAGCCGCCTGA
- the alr gene encoding alanine racemase, whose product MHGTISHIDTGEAAGGVLTIDCGALTDNYRLLRAQVAPARAAAVVKANAYGLGALDVVPELIAAGCRDFFVAHLGEALELLPTLREAHGSPGEAEPHLYVLNGLMPGSEGTCAAAGIIPVINSLSQLARWAGTAAARGEKLPAVLQFDSGMSRLGMAPTDAEAIIRDGLADTLDIRAIMSHLASADEPDNPQNDDQLRVLRAIAAAFPDALVSFANSGGAFLGADYHGALARPGIALYGGAPTAARENPMRPVVRLDVRVIQTRSVPVGARIGYGGAFVATSPMRLATLAVGYADGLPRCLGNRGAAWFEGVRLPMVGRVSMDSLIVDASALPEGALVEGALVELIGPHQSLDELATAAGTISYELLTQLGRRYRRRYR is encoded by the coding sequence ATGCACGGAACGATCTCACATATCGACACCGGCGAGGCGGCGGGTGGCGTGCTCACCATCGATTGCGGCGCGCTGACCGATAATTACCGCCTGCTGCGCGCGCAAGTCGCGCCCGCCCGCGCCGCGGCGGTGGTGAAGGCGAATGCCTACGGCCTTGGTGCGCTGGATGTGGTGCCCGAGCTGATCGCCGCCGGCTGTCGGGATTTCTTCGTCGCCCATCTCGGCGAAGCGCTGGAGCTGCTGCCGACGCTGCGCGAAGCGCATGGTTCGCCGGGCGAAGCCGAGCCCCACCTCTACGTGCTGAACGGCCTCATGCCCGGTTCGGAGGGGACATGCGCGGCGGCGGGCATCATCCCCGTGATCAACAGCCTTAGCCAGTTGGCGCGCTGGGCGGGCACGGCGGCTGCGCGGGGCGAGAAGCTACCTGCCGTGCTGCAGTTCGACAGTGGCATGTCCCGGCTCGGCATGGCGCCCACCGATGCGGAGGCCATCATCCGCGACGGCCTCGCCGACACCCTCGACATCCGCGCCATCATGAGCCATCTCGCCAGCGCGGACGAGCCGGACAATCCCCAGAACGACGATCAGCTGCGCGTCCTGCGCGCCATCGCGGCGGCGTTTCCCGATGCCCTGGTATCCTTCGCCAATTCCGGCGGTGCTTTCCTCGGCGCGGACTATCACGGCGCGCTGGCGCGGCCGGGAATTGCGCTTTATGGCGGCGCACCGACGGCGGCCCGCGAGAACCCCATGCGTCCCGTGGTGCGGCTCGATGTGCGGGTGATCCAGACGCGGAGCGTGCCGGTCGGCGCCCGCATCGGCTACGGGGGCGCTTTCGTGGCGACCTCCCCGATGCGCCTCGCCACCCTCGCCGTCGGATATGCGGATGGCCTGCCGCGCTGCCTGGGCAACCGGGGCGCGGCGTGGTTCGAGGGGGTGCGCCTGCCCATGGTCGGCCGCGTCTCCATGGACAGCCTCATCGTCGATGCCAGCGCTTTGCCCGAAGGCGCGCTCGTCGAAGGCGCGCTCGTGGAACTGATCGGGCCCCATCAGAGCCTCGATGAACTCGCGACCGCCGCCGGGACCATTTCCTACGAACTGCTCACCCAGCTCGGCCGCCGCTACCGCCGCCGCTACCGTTGA
- a CDS encoding D-amino acid dehydrogenase: protein MNSRPPPGPFPTNCSPSSAAATAAATVEARHRIAKRSPMNIVVLGAGVIGVTSAYYLAKAGHTVTVIDRQPGPALETSFANAGEVSPGYSSPWAAPGVPMKALKWLFMKHAPLILHPTADPATWRWMLALLRNCTSERYKVNKGRMVRLAEYSRDRLADLRAETGIAYDERMQGTLQVFRTQKQLDAIAKDIEVLRADGVPFEVLDRAGCVAAEPGLAQAAERIVGGLRLPGDETGDCFKFTEALTELCRGMGVTFRFGVDIRGLKQAGGQRTGRVTAVETATGDIVGDLFIAALGSYTPALLAPLGLRLPIYPVKGYSITMAVMDEARAPVSTVMDETFKVAITRLGSRIRVGGMAEIAGFNRDLNDARRSTLLHSVGDLFAGAADTREVNFWTGLRPMTPDGTPIIGATSCPNLYINAGHGTLGWTMACGSGAVLADLVNGRRPAIEAADLALSRYG from the coding sequence ATGAACTCGCGACCGCCGCCGGGACCATTTCCTACGAACTGCTCACCCAGCTCGGCCGCCGCTACCGCCGCCGCTACCGTTGAGGCGCGCCACCGCATTGCAAAGAGAAGCCCCATGAACATCGTCGTGCTCGGAGCCGGCGTCATCGGCGTCACCTCCGCATATTATCTGGCGAAAGCCGGCCACACCGTCACCGTCATCGACCGCCAGCCCGGGCCGGCGCTGGAGACCAGCTTCGCGAACGCCGGCGAGGTCTCGCCCGGCTATTCCTCGCCCTGGGCCGCGCCCGGTGTTCCGATGAAGGCGCTGAAGTGGCTGTTCATGAAGCACGCGCCGCTGATCCTGCATCCCACGGCGGATCCCGCCACCTGGCGCTGGATGCTGGCCCTGCTGCGCAACTGCACGTCCGAGCGCTACAAGGTGAACAAGGGCCGCATGGTGCGCCTTGCGGAATACAGCCGCGACCGCCTCGCCGACCTGCGCGCCGAAACCGGCATTGCCTATGACGAGCGGATGCAGGGCACTTTGCAGGTGTTCCGCACGCAGAAGCAGCTCGACGCCATCGCCAAGGACATCGAGGTGCTGCGCGCCGATGGCGTGCCGTTCGAAGTGCTGGACCGCGCCGGCTGCGTCGCCGCCGAGCCGGGGCTGGCGCAGGCGGCGGAGCGCATCGTCGGCGGCCTGCGCCTGCCCGGTGACGAGACCGGCGACTGCTTCAAGTTCACCGAGGCGCTGACGGAGCTGTGCCGCGGGATGGGCGTCACCTTCCGCTTCGGCGTGGACATTCGGGGGCTGAAGCAGGCGGGCGGCCAGAGGACCGGCCGGGTCACGGCGGTGGAGACCGCCACGGGCGACATTGTCGGCGATCTCTTCATCGCCGCGCTCGGCAGCTACACGCCGGCGCTGCTGGCGCCGCTCGGGCTGCGGCTGCCCATCTATCCGGTGAAGGGCTATTCCATCACCATGGCGGTGATGGACGAGGCCCGCGCGCCGGTCTCTACCGTGATGGACGAAACCTTCAAGGTCGCCATCACCCGCCTCGGCTCGCGCATCCGCGTGGGCGGCATGGCGGAAATCGCCGGCTTCAACCGGGATCTCAACGACGCCCGCCGCAGCACCCTCCTGCACTCGGTGGGCGACTTGTTCGCCGGAGCAGCGGACACCCGGGAGGTCAATTTCTGGACCGGCCTTCGGCCGATGACGCCGGATGGCACGCCCATCATCGGCGCCACCTCCTGCCCGAACCTCTACATCAATGCCGGCCACGGCACGCTCGGCTGGACCATGGCCTGCGGATCGGGCGCGGTGCTGGCGGATCTGGTCAACGGCCGCCGGCCCGCCATTGAGGCCGCCGACCTCGCCCTCTCGCGCTACGGCTGA
- a CDS encoding thiol-disulfide oxidoreductase DCC family protein, producing the protein MSAVTVWYDSACPLCRREIALMRRLDRDARITFVDLHSGTGCPLDQGAMLARFHASEDGQLLSGAAAFAAMWRQIPRLRWLGRAARNPRVLALLERTYIAFLRIRPRLQGLARRLEGDRA; encoded by the coding sequence ATGTCCGCGGTGACGGTCTGGTACGATTCCGCCTGTCCGCTCTGTCGGCGCGAGATCGCCCTCATGCGGCGACTGGACCGGGACGCGCGGATCACCTTCGTCGATCTGCATTCGGGAACGGGCTGCCCACTCGATCAAGGCGCCATGCTGGCGCGTTTCCATGCCAGCGAGGATGGCCAGCTTCTCTCCGGCGCGGCGGCCTTCGCCGCCATGTGGCGCCAGATCCCCCGGCTGCGCTGGCTTGGCCGGGCGGCGCGCAACCCGCGCGTTCTGGCGCTGCTGGAACGGACCTACATCGCCTTCCTGCGCATCCGCCCGCGCCTCCAGGGCCTTGCCCGGCGCCTTGAGGGAGACCGCGCGTGA
- a CDS encoding SDR family NAD(P)-dependent oxidoreductase: MRLAVVIGARGGIGTALARALDATGAFDAVVGLSRHSSPSLDLCAEESIAAAAAQVAELGTPHLVLDATGLLSDADLKPEKSLRAIDPAAMARAFAINAIGPALLMKHFLPRLPRDAPAVFATLSAKVGSIGDNRLGGWYSYRASKAALNQLVRTAAIELARTHPRAICVALHPGTVDTRLSRPFAKTGLDTLTAETAARDILAGLARLRPDDSGGFFDRHGQPLPF, from the coding sequence GTGAGGCTCGCCGTGGTGATCGGGGCGCGCGGCGGCATCGGCACCGCGCTGGCGCGGGCGCTAGACGCGACCGGCGCGTTCGATGCCGTGGTGGGGTTGTCGCGGCACTCGTCGCCATCGCTCGACCTGTGCGCGGAAGAGTCCATCGCCGCGGCCGCCGCGCAGGTGGCCGAGCTTGGCACACCCCATCTCGTGCTGGACGCCACCGGACTTCTCTCCGATGCCGACCTCAAGCCGGAAAAATCGCTGCGTGCCATCGATCCGGCCGCCATGGCCCGCGCCTTCGCCATCAATGCGATCGGCCCGGCGCTGCTGATGAAACATTTCCTGCCCCGCCTGCCACGCGATGCGCCCGCTGTGTTTGCCACGCTGTCCGCCAAGGTCGGCAGCATCGGCGACAACCGGCTCGGGGGTTGGTACAGCTACCGCGCCTCAAAGGCGGCGCTGAACCAGCTGGTGCGCACCGCCGCCATTGAGCTGGCGCGGACCCATCCCCGGGCCATCTGCGTCGCCCTCCATCCTGGAACCGTGGACACGCGCCTGTCGCGCCCCTTCGCCAAGACCGGGCTCGACACGCTCACAGCCGAGACGGCAGCGCGCGACATCCTCGCGGGTCTCGCGCGGCTGCGGCCGGACGACAGCGGCGGCTTCTTCGACCGCCACGGCCAGCCGCTTCCGTTCTGA
- a CDS encoding DUF2256 domain-containing protein has product MPRMRKKAELPTRTCRACGRPFAWRRKWARDWDRVLYCSDRCRVAKSGPQTEGRT; this is encoded by the coding sequence ATGCCGCGCATGCGCAAGAAAGCCGAGCTGCCCACCCGCACCTGCCGCGCCTGCGGCCGGCCCTTCGCCTGGCGGCGCAAATGGGCGCGCGACTGGGACCGGGTGCTCTATTGCTCGGACCGCTGCCGCGTTGCCAAGAGCGGGCCGCAGACTGAGGGGCGAACATGA